The Salvelinus namaycush isolate Seneca chromosome 1, SaNama_1.0, whole genome shotgun sequence genome has a window encoding:
- the LOC120041794 gene encoding leukocyte surface antigen CD53-like: MAQNCLKCLKYTMCMVNFLCFMCGTAVFGFGVFLMLNTKVSALIPTLSSLNLANTLFITGIIITCVSFLGFLGALKENRCLLITFFILLFILMLVELTLACLLLVYEKEIDRFLDKDLKESLAKSRDSTKGGNSTMNTDDWDIIQITFQCCGIHNTSDWKTKVPNSCCHESQCAPEKPVYWKAGCYNKLKVWFEENFLVTGVGVIVLCIIEVLGMCFSMTLFCHISRSGLGYKL, encoded by the exons ATGGCTCAAAATTGCCTCAAGTGTTTGAAATACACCATGTGTATGGTTAACTTCTTGTGCTTT ATGTGTGGAACGGCAGTGTTTGGTTTTGGAGTGTTCCTGATGTTGAACACCAAGGTTTCTGCTCTCATCCCCACCCTGTCCTCCTTGAATCTGGCCAACACACTCTTCATCACCGGCATCATCATCACTTGCGTGTCCTTCCTGGGGTTCCTGGGGGCCCTTAAAGAGAACCGCTGCCTCCTCATCACT TTTTTCATCCTGCTGTTCATTCTGATGTTGGTGGAACTGACTCTAGCCTGTCTACTGCTGGTATATGAGAAAGAG ATTGACAGATTCCTAGATAAGGATCTCAAAGAAAGTCTGGCGAAATCCAGGGATTCAACTAAAGGTGGGAATTCCACAATGAACACGGATGACTGGGACATCATTCAGATCACG TTCCAGTGCTGTGGGATCCATAACACAAGTGACTGGAAGACCAAAGTGCCTAATTCCTGCTGCCACGAGAGCCAATGTGCTCCCGAGAAGCCAGTATACTGGAAGGCC GGTTGTTACAATAAGCTGAAGGTGTGGTTTGAGGAGAACTTCCTCGTCACCGGTGTTGGTGTGATTGTGCTCTGCATTATCGAG GTCCTGGGCATGTGTTTCTCCATGACTTTGTTCTGTCACATAAGCCGGTCTGGACTCGGCTACAAATTATGA